In Ictalurus furcatus strain D&B chromosome 23, Billie_1.0, whole genome shotgun sequence, a single window of DNA contains:
- the LOC128600055 gene encoding transcription factor 21 yields the protein MSTGSLSDADDAPETSFARLDSHSEDDFNRDEGLNIKPKRANMQKRAKSPKDGRQSQRHAANARERARMRVLAKAFSRLKTSLPWVPADTKLSKLDTLRLASSYINHLRQLLHEDKYEKTLIHPVNLSWPFVVSGRPDDTKDISTFRLCGATA from the exons ATGTCCACCGGTTCACTGAGTGACGCCGATGATGCACCAGAAACATCATTTGCACGCCTTGATTCTCACTCTGAAGATGACTTTAATCGTGATGAAGGACTCAACATCAAACCCAAACGAGCCAACATGCAAAAGCGAGCAAAAAGCCCAAAAGATGGACGACAGTCACAGCGGCATGCGGCAAACGCACGTGAAAGAGCGAGGATGAGAGTCCTAGCAAAAGCGTTCTCTCGTCTGAAGACAAGTTTACCGTGGGTTCCGGCAGACACCAAACTGTCCAAACTGGACACACTGAGACTCGCCTCGAGCTACATCAATCATCTCAGACAGCTGCTGCATGAGGACAAATATGAAAAGACCCTCATCCATCCGGTAAATTTG TCATGGCCTTTCGTGGTTTCAGGAAGACCAGACGACACAAAAGACATTTCAACTTTCAGACTGTGTGGAGCTACAGCCTAG